In Mucilaginibacter celer, one DNA window encodes the following:
- the xrtY gene encoding exosortase Y has translation MKLRAFINNPVIRFVLLFVFLFTLFYCFNLFFFGITSPGNNYSPFLAEHLNYIAALRQLLLNCSAQILNWLGYAAIDNNYELLVAGRGKLVVVYSCLGLGLISFFSAFVLAYPAKLKSKIIFLVSGVLVIEFLNVMRFVLLAIFWSKKTERIVDHHTIFNIILYILIALGLYIWVKRNDKLNSANGQN, from the coding sequence GTATTGCTGTTTGTGTTTCTGTTTACGCTGTTTTATTGCTTTAACCTGTTCTTTTTTGGTATTACCAGTCCGGGTAATAATTACAGCCCCTTTTTAGCCGAACATTTAAATTACATAGCAGCGCTGCGGCAGTTGCTGCTTAACTGCAGCGCGCAGATCCTGAACTGGCTGGGTTATGCGGCGATTGATAATAATTACGAATTGCTGGTTGCGGGCCGGGGCAAACTGGTGGTGGTTTACAGCTGCCTGGGGCTTGGGCTCATCAGCTTTTTTTCGGCTTTTGTACTGGCTTACCCGGCAAAACTTAAATCAAAAATTATTTTCCTGGTATCGGGCGTGTTGGTTATCGAATTTTTAAACGTGATGCGCTTTGTGCTTCTGGCTATCTTCTGGTCGAAAAAAACGGAGCGGATAGTTGATCATCATACCATTTTTAATATTATTCTTTACATCCTGATAGCGCTTGGCCTTTATATTTGGGTTAAACGTAACGATAAGCTGAACAGCGCCAATGGCCAAAACTGA